The Brachionichthys hirsutus isolate HB-005 unplaced genomic scaffold, CSIRO-AGI_Bhir_v1 contig_1058, whole genome shotgun sequence genome contains a region encoding:
- the LOC137915246 gene encoding cell division cycle-associated protein 3-like, whose translation MGSFKSKEAASSPAMPQPAIKNNRVSRLMDPRSPSTEVDRTPIQVNGLVPKAVADAKAECPVAFTDPRSPTFGVTRTPVRDIIRATVGSYARRLGLLFHNEAEGKVPQKDFKGEELASTDSLQPPLKQCSLDSEAEQANLLVTPVMPPLQSVADASPFVLLQQPQFEVELETEDLSLEEAEEAKESPLHKRLSLSLITCHEGATSSQVYAEVHYDGASSPVQSPGKDLPGDGVDHSYALPLITLKTESDEPTVADCSPAQVSEEAEHAASTLPSAPTLSDQLNVLRLAEPRPDTSIHRPFLEAGRSPSTVVLKPQWLGKGFGATGQRARGVQGYGGRGSSSALAVAVKNMANEKVEPPVRRIQTGTHNEGRSPLQILRETNSPRIQRPQKKLKVSTPDRQRLGQMDLRTLSVSFDKENR comes from the exons ATGGGGTCCTTTAAGAGCAAGGAAGCAGCGTCTTCACCAGCGATGCCACAGCCAGCCATCAAGAACAATCGAGTGAGCCGCCTGATGGATCCACGCTCTCCTTCGACGGAAGTCGACCGAACACCCATTCAG GTTAATGGGCTTGTGCCAAAAGCCGTCGCGGATGCAAAAGCCGAATGTCCTGTGGCGTTCACGGACCCCCGCTCACCCACGTTTGGCGTTACGCGCACCCCTGTCAGAGACATCATAAGAG CGACGGTTGGCTCCTACGCTCGCCGTCTGGGCTTGCTGTTCCACAATGAGGCAGAAGGCAAAGTCCCTCAAAAAGACTTCAAGGGTGAAGAACTGGCTTCCACCGATTCCCTCCAGCCTCCTCTAAAGCAGTGTTCCCTCGACTCTGAGGCCGAGCAGGCGAATCTTCTGGTCACCCCTGTAATGCCTCCTCTCCAGTCTGTTGCCGACGCAAGCCCCTTTGTGCTTCTTCAGCAGCCCCAATTTGAGGTGGAGCTGGAGACCGAAGACTTGAGCCTGGAGGAGGCTGAAGAAGCAAAGGAGTCCCCTCTTCACAAGAGACTAAGCTTGAGTCTGATAACTTGTCATGAGGGAGCAACGTCGTCCCAGGTTTATGCTGAGGTGCATTACGATGGCGCGTCGTCTCCAGTACAGAGTCCAGGAAAGGACTTACCTGGGGATGGTGTTGATCATTCGTACGCCCTTCCATTGATCACTCTTAAGACTGAGTCTGACGAACCCACCGTTGCAGATTGTTCACCAGCTCAAGTGTCAGAGGAAGCGGAACACGCGGCGTCCACATTGCCCTCTGCTCCCACTCTGTCAGATCAATTAAACGTCCTCCGCTTGGCGGAGCCACGACCCGACACCAGCATCCACCGCCCCTTTCTGGAAGCGGGGAGGAGCCCCAGCACGGTCGTGTTAAAGCCACAGTGGTTGGGAAAAGGCTTCGGTGCCACTGGGCAAAGAGCTCGAGGCGTGCAGGGATACGGTGGAAGAGGAAGTTCCTCTGCTCTTGCTGTGGCTGTGAAGAATATGGCCAATGAGAAGGTGGAACCGCCTGTCAGACGAATCCAGACAGGTACGC ACAATGAGGGTCGCTCCCCATTGCAAATCCTGAGGGAAACGAACTCGCCCAGGATCCAGCGTCCTCAG aagaagctgaaggtgTCTACTCCTGATAGGCAGAGGCTCGGACAGATGGACCTCAGGACGCTGTCAGTCTCCTTTGATAAGGAGAATAGATGA
- the LOC137915234 gene encoding guanine nucleotide-binding protein G(I)/G(S)/G(T) subunit beta-3-like, whose translation MGEMEELRKEADSLKDQITAARKAVQDTTLQEAAAGTTVVARVQMKTRKTLRGHLAKIYAMHWGAESKLCVSASQDGKLIVWDTITTNKVNAIPLKSSWVMTCSYAPSGNLVACGGLDNMCSIYNLKGKDGNVKVMRELAAHTGYLSCCRFLSDSEIITSSGDCTCVLWDIETGTEKTIFAGHQGDCMSLAVSPDYKFFISGACDFTAKLWDIREGTCRQTFGGHESDINAIGFFPSGTAVITGSDDATCKLFDLRADQELITYQDSSIMCGVTSLASSLSGRLLLAGYDDFNVNIWDTLQAERVGALAGHDNRVSCIGVSSDGMACCTGSWDSFLKIWN comes from the exons ATGGGTGAAATGGAGGAACTGCGAAAGGAAGCAGACAGTCTCAAGGATCAGATCACT gCAGCTCGTAAGGCCGTGCAGGACACCACACTGCAGGAAGCGGCAGCAGGGACCACCGTGGTGGCTCGGGTCCAAATGAAGACCAGGAAAACACTACGGGGTCACCTTGCTAAGATCTATGCAATGCACTGGGGTGCTGAGTCCAA GCTGTGTGTCAGTGCCTCACAAGATGGAAAACTCATCGTGTGGGACACGATTACAACCAACAAG GTGAACGCCATCCCTCTCAAGTCATCGTGGGTGATGACTTGTTCTTATGCGCCTTCGGGGAACCTAGTGGCTTGTGGCGGTCTGGACAACATGTGCTCAATCTACAACCTCAAGGGCAAGGATGGAAATGTCAAGGTCATGCGTGAGCTGGCAGCGCACACAG GCTACCTGTCCTGCTGTCGTTTCCTCAGTGACAGTGAAATCATCACCAGCTCTGGAGACTGCACTTG tgtgcTATGGGACATTGAGACAGGGACCGAGAAGACCATCTTTGCGGGACACCAGGGAGACTGCATGTCGCTAGCTGTGTCCCCAGACTACAAGTTTTTCATTTCAGGGGCTTGTGACTTCACGGCCAAGCTGTGGGACATCAGGGAGGGCACATGCAGACAGACCTTCGGGGGCCATGAAAGTGACATCAATGCTATCGGG TTCTTTCCCAGTGGTACCGCGGTGATAACAGGGTCAGATGATGCCACCTGTAAGCTGTTTGACCTACGGGCGGACCAGGAGCTCATCACCTACCAGGACTCCAGCATCATGTGTGGGGTGACCTCCCTGGCCTCGTCCCTGTCTGGACGCCTGCTACTCGCTGGCTATGATGATTTTAATGTCAACATTTGGGACACGCTTCAAGCTGAGAGAGTGG GAGCGCTGGCCGGCCACGATAACAGAGTGAGCTGCATCGGAGTGTCCTCAGATGGCATGGCATGCTGCACAGGATCCTGGGACAGCTTCCTCAAAATATGGAACTGA